The sequence below is a genomic window from Acetivibrio clariflavus DSM 19732.
CAACCGGGATTAGATTTATAGATAATATTGATGATTTTGGTAAAGTTGGCATTCCAGAACTTCCTAAAAATGCAATACAAAAGAACTATCTCGAAGTTACAAGAACGGCTAATAATGCTAGTTCGGGAGTTAGTAGAATTAAACCTGATTTTATTGTGGCACCTGGTGGAGTTGTATACAAAGCTGATGAGTTTACTAACAGGATTGTTAGGGAACAAGATAATATAAAAATACTTTATCATTATACTGACGAAGTGGGCTTAAATGGTATATTAAATTCTAAAAAACTTAAGCCTTCATTAAAAGCAGTAAACCCTAAAGATGCTAGATATGGTAATGGTCAATATTTATCAGATATTATTCCTGGTACAAAGACACCAGGACAACTATCAAAACAGTTTATTAATAACCCGTTTCAAGGTAAGCGATTTACATATTATATAGAAATTGACGTTACTGATTTAAATATTATAAAAGGGAGAGATGGAGTTTATGTGGTACTAGGTGAAGAACCTTTGGATTTAACAAACCGCATAGTGAGTTCAGGTAAGGTGATTATAGAAAAATAACTTAATAGGAGTATAGCTTATGAAGTATTTAATGATTGATTGGATTCATAATTTTTCTGATGAACCAATTAAAATATATTCAGAAATTGATGAACAAAGAAATGAGATAAGAAAAGTTGAGTTGTTTAGAGATGGTAAAATAGGCTATGCAACTGAAACGATTGAGTTTGGTGGTTGTAGGTTGTCTATATACCCTATACCTGAAATTGAAGAAATAGCTACCGATCCTCAATTCAAGCCTATTGAGATAACAAAAGAAGAATTTGAAAAAGTATGGCAGTCTAGAGTAAAAATTGAGTGTGAAAATATTTGAAGTTATTAGAGAATGTAAAATAGTGTATAGAATAAAATATATATAAAATTTATAATCTTATTATAATGCCATTATATTATAGCACTTTGCTATGAAGTGGCATTTGTTTTATATTTTGATGAACAATTAACAAATAAAGAAGGTGTTATAGAATGCAAAAATTAAAGTATATTAAAGGTGATGCAACAAACCCTATTTCAAAAGGTGAAAAGATTATCTGTCATATATGTAATGATATTGGTAGTTGGGGAAAAGGCTTTGTATTAGCTATTTCAAAACGTTGGAAAGAGCCTGAAATTGAATATCGTAAGTGGTATAGAGAAAAAAATAACTTTTTACTTGGAGAAGTACAGTTTATAAGAGTTGAACAATATATAACAGTAGCAAATATGATAGGGCAGCATGGAATTAAAACTAGCTCAAAAGATGTACCAATTAGGTATGATGCTGTTGAAAAATGCTTGGAAAAAGTATGTTTAAAAGCAAAAGAACTGAATGCAAGTGTGCATATGCCAAGAATAGGATGTGGACTTGCTGGTGGTAAGTGGGAAAAAATTGAACCAATCATTATAAAAACTTTAGTAGCTAATGATATAGAAGTATTTGTGTATGATTTATAAAAATTACTTGCTTATTTTTCTATGACGTGGGTATTAGGGAACAATAACTTATAATGTAGATTATTTATTCGCTTTTACTAATACCATGATGTCTAGTATAACGGCAGCTAAACTGGCAGTTACATTAAGTAAAGCAGGTACAGCAGGGTATATCACATATAAAACAGCAATGCATAATTCATTAGTACTTTTAGCAGTCACTGGAATGGGAATTGCTTTAAATGCTACTACAAAAGAACAAGTTTTTACTAATGCAGTGACAGAAGGATTTAAAGCAGGATTTGCTGCAATAAAAACTGGAGGAAAAATGGAATTGATAACGAGAAAACGAGTAGTATCTGAAAGGGAAGTAACCTAAGTAATCAGACGAGAGAGCAATGTTAGACAAAAGATAATCAATGGCAGAATTAAAGCACTTGAGAAACATATACAAAAGCAAATTGGATAATTAGAAAAGATAAAAGAATAATTAAAAAAAATCGAGGTGATATAGAGTGAAAATATCTATATCAATAAATGAGTTAAAAAACTTATGCCGGTTATTGTTAGATAAAGCGGAGAAAATTGGGTTCAAAGAAATTGAATTTGATGTGGATAATTACTGGTTTGTTTCGTCTGATGAAAGGAAAGTTTTCAAAGAAAATACACCAAGTCTTTGTGTTGGTTCAATTACAGATGACATCCAAAACCTAAGAAAGGTATTAGATAAAACTAATCCTTCAACATCAGTAGATTTTGATAGACTTGCAAATGTGTTAATTGCTGTAGGAGAAAAAATAAGCTGTTCTGATAAGGTTTACTTGTAAGTTAATAATACCTGATTTTTGAGACAATACCCGACAAGCTAACAAAACAACAAGCAGTGATTATTTGCAACGTTACCGTCAAAATGTGTCCTGAAAATGAAATTGCGACAAAAGGATGGATAATAAAAGCAATGAATCATGCTTAGTAGGAGATGAGAGTAGGTCCCTCGAAATTGGCATCCAGGTGCAGGTTTCAAACTGCTTGTTGGTGCTGCAGACAAAAGCTATGGTATTGAGCATAACAGGAAAAGGTTGATGAATTAATCAAGTGCGTGCCAGGAATCTGAATGAAAATGAACAATCGAGGAAGCGTTGTTAATACATAAATACAGGTAAAACTAGGTGTTTTTGACAAAGTGGGATAAATGTCAAGGAAACCTAATTACTGCTCAGATGGCTGCTGGAGGAAAAGTTGCAGGAGCTTGGCACAGACTCTTACAAGGAGCAGGAGAAGTCTGAGCTCTAATGTAAAGTGAAAAATCCAAGTAATTGAGGCATATAAATACGACGCCAACGGAAATGTAATAAAAAAGGTTGATGGTGAGGCATATAATAAGGCTTATGAGAATGCTGTAAATCAACAGAAATCAGTAGCTGTTGAAGATTTGATCAATGATGCTTATGGTGTAGAGTATACCTATAACTTTGCAAACCAATTGGAAACCGTTAAGAATCCTGAATTTACAGGAGCTAACGGTATGAATTTCAATCAGAAATACGCCTATGACGGTCTTGGAAGAGTAGTTAGTGAAACAACAGCCCATGGATTAAATAAAACGTTGATGATTGAAAATGTGAATGCACCAGTACAGGTATCCGGCTTATATTACAGCATTACAAAATACTTTTATGATGATGTAAACAGAAAATTGGATGTTAATGTAATAGGAAATGTGGATAACCCTGCATACACTGAAGATAGGATTAAGACTGAGTATTATGACTATGCAGGAAATATTAAAAAGACTGTAGATGCCAATGGAAATGAGATATCTTATGAGTATAACAGCATGGGATTGCAAAGAAGTGTAACTTATCCGGGAGATTCATCAATACCTACTAATACTGTAGTGTATAAGTATGACTCAATGGGTAACCTAAGGTATCAAAAAGACAGTGTCGGAAATGTAAAAGAATATGAATATGACCTCTTTGGCCGTGTAACAAGTGAAAAGATATATGGCATAGACGGTGATGCCAATGAAACAGAGGTACGTTATTGGTATGATCTGTATGGAAACGTTAAGTACAAGATAGATGCCAATAATACCGTTACAAAATATGAATATGATGAGTTGGGAAGACTTACAAGAAGTGTAGTGGATAATATTAAATTAATAGATCCTGCTACAGGAGTTGACAGTACAACCCGTACATCAACCCATGAAACATTAAAATACTACGATAAAAACGGCAATGTACTACATGAAGTTACAAAAGTAACTGAAAAAGATACTGTCAGCAACACTGCAAAGTCATCTTACAGCGTGAATTCCTATGAATACGATGGCATGGGAAGACTTGTAAGCAAAATTGACCCTGTCGGAAATATAATCGAAAAGATAAACTACAACAGAAACAGTGCACAAATAGAGTCCTACGACGGAGAAGACCATAAAAAGACCTTTGAATACAATAAGGACGGAAAACTAAGTGTAATAAAACAAAGAAATGAATCGGGAGAATATATAGTATCACAGCAGTACTATGATGCAAAGGGCAATGTTGCCTATGTTATAGATGGAAGAGAAAATATTACGGTATACAACTATGATGAGCAAGACAATTTAACCGGTGTAAGTTCCTATGCAAAAGTAAAGGAAGGGGTATACAAACTAACCGATACCACAAGATATATCTATGACAAAAACGGAAATATGAAGAGCCAGGAGATTAACGGTATTGTAACAAATACCTTCAATTACAATGCGAGAAACCTGGTAATGGAAAAAGAATATCCCGGAACATCAAATAATATTGTAAGTTATTACTACTATGCCGATGGAAATGTAAAAGAGGTAATTGACAGGAAAAATATTAAAACCCAATACAAGTACAACCCACAAGGATTAGTTGTAGAAGAAAAAGCAGTACAGATAGGAGCTAACGGAACAGAGCAAAGCTATACAAAGAAAAACTATGAATATGATCCTACAGGAAATCAATTGAAGTCAATATTGATTTCTTCCACAACTACTGAAGTAGTAGAAAGAACTTATGATGAATTGGGCAGAGTAAAGACAAAAGGTGTTTCAAATGTAGAAGGAAAGATACTGTACATATATGACATTGTAACAAGTGATGGACTAACAGCAGAGACTTCTATTGACCAGAAGAACAACATAACCACAAAAGTATATGATAAAGCCGGAAGACTAGCCTTTGTGAAAAACGGTGATATCAACGCAGAAAATATAGCAGAATACGACTATTACAAAAACGGAGCAGCAAAGAGTGTAATTTATGCCGGTGGTGCAAGGGAAGACTATATATATTATCCGGACGGAAGACTTAAATCCCTTGTAAATACCGACAATAAAGGTGTAGCCTTTGAAAGCTATGTATATACCTATGATGCAAATGGCAATATGCTTTCAAAAGAAGATAAAAAAGGAATAACGACTTATACCTATGACAATCTCAACCGCTTGAAGACAGTGGATGAGAAATATAGCGGAAAAGTTACTGAGTATACCTATGATAAGTTAGGAAATAGAAGTACAGCGAAAATAAAAGAAAATGGTATAATAATTGAAGAAGTTTACAAATACAATTATGATTTAAATCAATTGACTTCTGTAATTACAAAGAAAAACGGAGTAGCAATTTCAACAACAAATTATGAGTATGATGCAAACGGTAATCTGACAAGCTCAGTTACAGACGGAGAGACAACTACATATGCTTACGATGAATTTAACCAGCTTATAAGTGTAGATGGTGCAAAATATAGTTACAATGCAGAAGGCTACAGAGTAAGCAAGAATGTAAACGGATCTTTGACAAGGTATATATATGAATATGATAAGGTTGTATTGGAAATCAATGCTGCCGGAAACCAAGTAGGTAGAAACATCTATGGCACAAACCTGTTAATGAGAACTGCCGATGGGCAAAGTTACTACTACATGTACAACGGTCATGCCGATGTGACAGCACTGATTAATGCTGCAACAGGCAATATAGACGCTACCTACTACTATGATGCTTTTGGTAACATAGTAGAATCAACCGGTGTGGCAAAGGATAAAAACTCTATCCTATATGCTGGCTACCAATATGACAAAGAAACAGGGCTATATTATCTCAACGCTAGAATGTATGATCCCAAAATAGCAAGGTTCCTGCAGGAGGATACATATACCGGTGACCCTAATGATCCGTTGAGTTTGAATTTGTACACTTATTGTGCAAATAACCCATTAATATACTATGATCCAACAGGACATAGTTGGATATCAGACAAAATTAATGATTATAAAGAAGCATTTAGAATACTATTCCTTGCATCAGAAGAAGAACGGTATGAAGCATTTAGACTTATTTATGAATATGGTGATAATAGTGTTTACACAAATGTTGTGACTAGCATTGCTTATGGAATGGCTGAAGCTGGTGACGCATTTAAAGATCCAGTGAAACAAATGGAAGAAAATAACGCAATATTGGATTCTGTGCTTTCTAATGACTTAGGATTAAAGGATTCGAAAGTCTACAATATTGCCAAAAAGGTTTTTGGTAAGGAAATAAAGAAGGTTGAAGCTGGAGCAATATATTGCGTAAATATGGTTAAGGGTGTTGGAATGCTTGGTTATAGCATTGCAAATAATCAATATAACCAAACAAAGTTTTTGTTTAATACTGCAAGCTTTCTTACAGGAAATGCTAGCTATGAGGCATGGCAAAAATCAGCAGCTGACTATTATAACAGCCAAATGAACATGTTAAATATGCCTGCTAATATAGTTTTAGGAGCTATAAATGATGTTGGAACGCTCTTAAATCCCCAAAAAGCATATGATTTTTTCATTAACCCTGATGCGAGCTTAGCATCTATAGCAGAATATCAATCAGCAGGATTAAATACTGCTATGTGGGCAATACCAGCAGGAAAAGCATTACCAAAGTTTAAGGCAGGTTTTACAGAAGCGTTTAATGCGGCATGGTCAAAAGGAATGTCAGAATCATATGCTTTAGCTACAGAGCTTGGTCCAGTTGGTGGAGGAACATTTAAACCTCAAGTATTCGCTGATGCATTACGTCAAGGCATTAAAGGCGGTATTTCGTACATTAAGAATGGTGGAAATGCGATAGTTGGCAAAAGTAAGCCAGAAGTTTACGTTCGTTATTCTTCAGAAGCAGAAGCATTGGCAACTAAAGAAGCAGGAGGACTTGTGCCTAAAATACACAATAATGGTAGTGTTTCAAGAGGTGCTAAATGGATTTCTGAAGAGGGCAAGTCACGCGTAGTAAGAAATTTAGGAAAAACAAGTAATTATACTTATAAAATAACGATGAAATTAAAGGCTGGTACAAAACAATGGCTTGAGTCCATGGCGATAATGTATGATGAATTAATTGGTGGAGAATCAAATAATGCTGGTAATGTATTTTTAAAATCTAATGAGGTGGGGTCATATGGTATAGGTGCAGATTTGCTTGCAGAGTTCAATAGCCGTATAATTGACATAATAATAGAAAAAATTAAATAACAGATAGGAGAAAGATGTAAATGATAGAAAAGAAAGATGATTTTATCAGAGAAATACTTAGTATATCACAGAGTGTTGTGGAAAAAGAAAAAGTTGATTATAATGTAGAAAAGTTTAAAGAAAGTTTTTTTAGACAATCATCTCATTCACCAGAAAACTTAGAAAGCATGAATTATATAGAATATGGTGCTGTAAGAATTAAATATCTAGGAAATCGCAGAGTATTTGGACTGAAAGTAAAAGATAAAGATATCTTACTGTCAGACATCATTTACTTTCTTGAAAGTGATGAAATATGTAGAATAATTAAAAATGAGTTTCCTGAGCTTACAGTTAAGGAGATCGAAGCAGTCCAGCGTGTTTTTACAATAATTATGTCAGGATTAGAGTGCTTAGAATTAGATGATTAAACATATTAAATTAACACATTAAATTAGGGTAGGAATAAAAACCTACCTTTTTGTATTTCTCCTTTGGGCATTTCGTAAGCGGTGGAACAAATACCGTAGTGTAAAGTAACCGTCAAATAGATCATCACATAGTAAAATGGTTGCATAGTTGATACAATCACTGTAAAAAAGAATAAACGGAGTGATTGTATGGACATGGAAAAAGTAACAACTGAACAACAATTATCTAGGTGGGCACAATTAATACAAAACCGGCTTGAAAGTGGGCAAAGTATCAAAGAGTTTTGCCGAACGAATGGAGTAAGCAAAGCTACATACTACTATTGGCAAAAGAAAGTCAGTGAAGCAAAGTGTACAGTAGTTGAAGAAGTAAAAGAATCCAAAATCGAAGTACCAAGTGGATGGATGCAGCTTGCATCGAAACCGGTGTACCCTGCAAAAGCTACACTGGAAATTAAAATTAATGGCTGTAATGTCACTGTAAATACGGAAACAGACTTAGAATTATTGAAAAAAGTTTGCCAGGTGTTGATGTCGTTATGATAAGATGGAATGAAAAACCAGTGTATCTTTGCTGTAGATATACGGATATGAGGAAATCTATCAACGGATTAATAACACTGGTACAAGAAAGTTTCTCACTTGATCCGTTTATGAATGCACTGTTTGTGTTCTGTAACAGAAATAGAAACAGGATAAAAATCCTTGAATGGGATGGAGATGGGTTTTGGCTGTACTTTAAGAGGCTAGAACGAGGGCGATTTCGCTGGCCAACAGAAGAAGATTCAACCACAATGCTTCTTGATGTAAACGAATTAGCTTGTCTTATTGATAGTGCCAGATTAGAGAAAAAGCTCAGGAGAAAGGAAGTTTTAGAGCGTCAAATTTCGTAAGAAGAAATTCAAAAAAAGGATCAAAAAGCTGGATTTAATGTAATTTTTATGGTAATATTATCCCATGAAGAGACAAGAAATTTCAGTAGAAAAATTACTTAATATAATTGAAGAAAAGGAACGAAGGATAGCTGAATTGGAACAACAAGTCCAATGGTTTATGGAACAAATACGCCTTTCAAAGCATAAACAATTCGGTGTATCCAGTGAACAAACAAAGATTGAACAAATCAATCTTTTTAATAATGAAGAGGAAGAGACTCATAATTTAGCTATTACCGAGCAAGAAAGGATAGAAGTAAAAGCTCATTACCGTAAGAGAACACGTCTAACAACAGATAAACTTCCTGAAGATTTACCGGTGGAGGTAATAGAGCACAAGTTACCCGAAAAGGGATGTATTTGCCAGGAATGCGGTAGTGAATTGCATACAATGGGAAAGGAAACTCGTGATGAGTTGAAGATTATTCCGGCAAAAGCGGTAATAGTGCGTCATATTAGGCATGTTTATTCATGCCGGAACTGTGAAAAAACATCCGACCATACTTCCATTGTAAAGGCAGATATACCGGAACCGGTCATAAAGGGAAGTTTTGCATCTCCTGAGACAATTGCCCATATAGCTACACAAAAATTCATGATGGGGTCTCCCTTATATCGTCAGGAGCAGGAATGGAAACAAAATGGCATTGAGATATCAAGGCAGACAATGTCAAATTGGTTGATAAAAGCCTGTGAGAATTGGCTGGAACCGATATATGAGGAGATGAAGAAACGGCTGTGTGAGCATGAGGTACTGCATGCAGATGAAACAGTGGTACAGGTGCTAAAAGAACCAGGGAAGGCGGCACAGTCGAAGAGTTACATGTGGCTGTACCGAACGAGCGGGGAGGCAAAACATCAGATAATACTTTATGACTACCAGCCGGACAGAAAACATATACATCCGGAGGAATTTCTAAAAGAATTTAGTGGATATTTACATGCAGACGGATATAACGGGTATTACAAGCTGCCCGAAAAATTACTGTAATAGGTTGTTGGGCCCATGTACGGCGAAAGTTTTTTGAAGCGATGGAAGCCCTGCCCAAAGAAAAGCAAGCAACATCTAATGCAGCAAAGGGAGTAACATATTGTGATAAACTGTTTCATTTAGAGAAACAGTTTGCATTGCTATGCCCGGAAACCCGGTTAAAAGAACGAGAGAAGCAATCAAAGCCTATCATAGATGAATTTTATGATTGGATAAGAAATTAAATGTACTACCCAAAACCCATCTGGGTAAAGCAGTACAATATGCGCAGTCCCAGCGAAAATATCTTGAGAGGTATATACTGGATGGACGATTGGAGATATCAAATAACCGTGCAGAGCGAAGTATAAAGCCTTTCGTAATCGGACGGAAGAATTGGCTTTTCAGTAATACGCCAGGTGGTGCGAGAACGAGCGCGGTGTATTACAGTCTTGTTGAAACAGCAAAAGAGAATGGATTGAATCCTTTTGAATATTTGTCATGGATATTTAGTCAAGCCCCTAATCTAGGGAAGCCTGGTTATGTGAGCACATTTGCTGATTTTCTGCCTGGTAGAATGAAAATACCTGCTAAGGTGTTTATACCGCAATCCAAAAGAACAGAGCCTGAGAAATATGCGTGGGAGGAAGATGAATGAAAGTTGGAAAACATACGATATTTATGATCAAATTTATCACGTATTTTATTAATGGGGGAATAGAGAGGTATTTATTTGATATAGATTATTCTGGTTATGTAATAGAGCATTTTCCATATATGGAGAATGAGAACAGCGAATTAGCAGAAAGATTTGCTTATACTGTGGATCAGGCATATGAACTCGGAACATCTCTTGGTTTGTCAGATGAAGAGTTCAGAATGGAAATTGCCAATGCTTTCAATGAATGGTTGGGTGAAAAAAGACCCAACTTAATTTAGATGCACATAGGTTGTAAAAATTAAAGATTAAGTTTTGGTTGAAAAAGTTTTATCGATTTACAAAACTTTTCCAACCATTTTTATTAATGATTGTGTCATTCATGTGCGGGCCTGTTTGACGCTTACGAAGATTGCAAGGTTCCTGCAGGAAGATACATATACCGGTGACCCCAATGATCCATTGAGTCTTAATCTTTATACATACGTTAAGAATAATCCTTTAATTTGCTACGACCCAACAGGCCATTTTGCTGAAAAGTTAAGAGATAAGTTTTATAACTGGTTGATGGGAAGTTCAAACACAGAAAAGACAGCTAAAACTGGTGGTGGTTGGGATGCAAATGCCTCGCTAGAAGATATAGAATAATGGGACAGGATTTTTAGTGTTGCAGATGACGCACAAAAATTAAACGAAGAATATGCTAAAGTTAAATACGAAAATTCTGCAGATGAGCGTGAAGAACTTGTAAAGGCTGTAAAAGAATCAGTCTCTATTACAGTAGGATTTACTCCTCTTGATGGAATAAAAGATGCCGCAGACTTTATAGCAGGTAAAGATGTTGTAACAGGCCAAAAAACTAATAGGATAATATTAGGAATAATGATTTTTGCTCCTGAAGCTGTAGACAAGGGACTAAGGAAATATGCAAAAAGCGGAAAAAATGTTGCTGAAGAGTCAGTAGAGAGAATACTAAAGAATAACATTCAGGAGTCATCGGAAGCAGCAGTAAAGAGAGGAATAAAGAATAGTGCTCAAGAGTCGGTTGAAGCAGCA
It includes:
- a CDS encoding macro domain-containing protein, which encodes MQKLKYIKGDATNPISKGEKIICHICNDIGSWGKGFVLAISKRWKEPEIEYRKWYREKNNFLLGEVQFIRVEQYITVANMIGQHGIKTSSKDVPIRYDAVEKCLEKVCLKAKELNASVHMPRIGCGLAGGKWEKIEPIIIKTLVANDIEVFVYDL
- the tnpB gene encoding IS66 family insertion sequence element accessory protein TnpB (TnpB, as the term is used for proteins encoded by IS66 family insertion elements, is considered an accessory protein, since TnpC, encoded by a neighboring gene, is a DDE family transposase.) is translated as MIRWNEKPVYLCCRYTDMRKSINGLITLVQESFSLDPFMNALFVFCNRNRNRIKILEWDGDGFWLYFKRLERGRFRWPTEEDSTTMLLDVNELACLIDSARLEKKLRRKEVLERQIS
- a CDS encoding RHS repeat domain-containing protein; the protein is MINDAYGVEYTYNFANQLETVKNPEFTGANGMNFNQKYAYDGLGRVVSETTAHGLNKTLMIENVNAPVQVSGLYYSITKYFYDDVNRKLDVNVIGNVDNPAYTEDRIKTEYYDYAGNIKKTVDANGNEISYEYNSMGLQRSVTYPGDSSIPTNTVVYKYDSMGNLRYQKDSVGNVKEYEYDLFGRVTSEKIYGIDGDANETEVRYWYDLYGNVKYKIDANNTVTKYEYDELGRLTRSVVDNIKLIDPATGVDSTTRTSTHETLKYYDKNGNVLHEVTKVTEKDTVSNTAKSSYSVNSYEYDGMGRLVSKIDPVGNIIEKINYNRNSAQIESYDGEDHKKTFEYNKDGKLSVIKQRNESGEYIVSQQYYDAKGNVAYVIDGRENITVYNYDEQDNLTGVSSYAKVKEGVYKLTDTTRYIYDKNGNMKSQEINGIVTNTFNYNARNLVMEKEYPGTSNNIVSYYYYADGNVKEVIDRKNIKTQYKYNPQGLVVEEKAVQIGANGTEQSYTKKNYEYDPTGNQLKSILISSTTTEVVERTYDELGRVKTKGVSNVEGKILYIYDIVTSDGLTAETSIDQKNNITTKVYDKAGRLAFVKNGDINAENIAEYDYYKNGAAKSVIYAGGAREDYIYYPDGRLKSLVNTDNKGVAFESYVYTYDANGNMLSKEDKKGITTYTYDNLNRLKTVDEKYSGKVTEYTYDKLGNRSTAKIKENGIIIEEVYKYNYDLNQLTSVITKKNGVAISTTNYEYDANGNLTSSVTDGETTTYAYDEFNQLISVDGAKYSYNAEGYRVSKNVNGSLTRYIYEYDKVVLEINAAGNQVGRNIYGTNLLMRTADGQSYYYMYNGHADVTALINAATGNIDATYYYDAFGNIVESTGVAKDKNSILYAGYQYDKETGLYYLNARMYDPKIARFLQEDTYTGDPNDPLSLNLYTYCANNPLIYYDPTGHSWISDKINDYKEAFRILFLASEEERYEAFRLIYEYGDNSVYTNVVTSIAYGMAEAGDAFKDPVKQMEENNAILDSVLSNDLGLKDSKVYNIAKKVFGKEIKKVEAGAIYCVNMVKGVGMLGYSIANNQYNQTKFLFNTASFLTGNASYEAWQKSAADYYNSQMNMLNMPANIVLGAINDVGTLLNPQKAYDFFINPDASLASIAEYQSAGLNTAMWAIPAGKALPKFKAGFTEAFNAAWSKGMSESYALATELGPVGGGTFKPQVFADALRQGIKGGISYIKNGGNAIVGKSKPEVYVRYSSEAEALATKEAGGLVPKIHNNGSVSRGAKWISEEGKSRVVRNLGKTSNYTYKITMKLKAGTKQWLESMAIMYDELIGGESNNAGNVFLKSNEVGSYGIGADLLAEFNSRIIDIIIEKIK
- a CDS encoding DUF6881 domain-containing protein; its protein translation is MKYLMIDWIHNFSDEPIKIYSEIDEQRNEIRKVELFRDGKIGYATETIEFGGCRLSIYPIPEIEEIATDPQFKPIEITKEEFEKVWQSRVKIECENI
- the tnpA gene encoding IS66 family insertion sequence element accessory protein TnpA, which translates into the protein MDMEKVTTEQQLSRWAQLIQNRLESGQSIKEFCRTNGVSKATYYYWQKKVSEAKCTVVEEVKESKIEVPSGWMQLASKPVYPAKATLEIKINGCNVTVNTETDLELLKKVCQVLMSL